In Modestobacter versicolor, a single genomic region encodes these proteins:
- a CDS encoding DUF2000 domain-containing protein produces MDTPDEAPRWATKIAVLLREDLAPWQALNVTSFLVSGIVATGPELVGEPYEDADGTGYLPMIRQPVLVLAGPGELLRTARTRALERSLTPAVFTAELFSTPGDVQNRAAVKAVAGADLDLVGLAVHGPKNAVDKVVKGARMHP; encoded by the coding sequence ATGGACACCCCCGACGAGGCACCCCGCTGGGCCACCAAGATCGCCGTCCTGCTGCGCGAGGACCTCGCACCGTGGCAGGCCCTCAACGTCACGTCGTTCCTGGTCAGCGGGATCGTCGCGACCGGGCCCGAGCTGGTCGGCGAGCCCTACGAGGACGCCGACGGCACCGGTTACCTGCCGATGATCCGCCAGCCGGTGCTCGTGCTGGCCGGGCCGGGCGAGCTGCTGCGCACCGCGCGCACCCGGGCGCTGGAGCGCAGCCTGACCCCCGCCGTCTTCACCGCCGAGCTGTTCAGCACCCCCGGCGACGTGCAGAACCGGGCCGCGGTCAAGGCGGTCGCCGGCGCCGACCTGGACCTGGTGGGCCTCGCCGTCCACGGCCCGAAGAACGCGGTCGACAAGGTCGTGAAGGGCGCCCGCATGCACCCCTGA
- a CDS encoding SigE family RNA polymerase sigma factor: MGTGDGSSFEDFVSREQPALLRLAVLLTGDRGHAEDLVQTALLKTYRHWGRIARTGEPTGYVRRVLVTTHTSWRRRLWTTEQVVDALPDRVDPTVVPDGDEELRAALRSLPPRMRTAVVLRFYADLSQLQTAQLMGCSESTVNTQTARGLTRLRTLLAAPVFAAEEGS; this comes from the coding sequence GTGGGCACTGGGGACGGCAGCAGCTTCGAGGACTTCGTGTCCCGGGAGCAGCCTGCCCTGCTGCGCCTGGCGGTCCTGCTCACCGGCGACCGCGGACATGCGGAGGACCTGGTGCAGACGGCCCTGCTGAAGACCTACCGGCACTGGGGGCGGATCGCCCGCACCGGAGAACCGACCGGCTACGTGCGCCGGGTGCTGGTCACCACGCACACCAGCTGGCGACGGCGGCTCTGGACGACCGAGCAGGTGGTGGACGCCCTGCCCGACCGGGTGGACCCCACCGTCGTGCCGGACGGCGACGAGGAGCTGCGCGCCGCGCTCCGGTCGCTGCCGCCGCGGATGCGCACCGCGGTCGTGCTGCGCTTCTACGCCGACCTCTCGCAGCTGCAGACCGCCCAGCTGATGGGCTGCTCGGAGAGCACCGTGAACACCCAGACCGCCCGCGGGCTGACCCGGCTGCGCACGCTGCTCGCCGCCCCGGTGTTCGCCGCGGAGGAGGGATCGTGA
- a CDS encoding AraC family transcriptional regulator: MSEVVAWRPEVPGLTEVLHAHFTDHVYPSHTHGAWTLLLVDDGAVRYDLDRHAHGATRGLVTLLPPDVPHDGRSQSPAGFRKRVLYLAPATLGAERAGRCVDQPAFDDAALRERLSVLHGVLRAGGDALEAESRLGFVLERLGQHLDRAVVAAPDVRDDALADRVRELIDARVAEGLPLAEAAALFGVHPTHVVRAFTRRHGLPPHRYLTGRRIDLARRLLLDGMPVAQVAAVAGFADQPHLTRHFRRMLATTPAAYARSAA; the protein is encoded by the coding sequence GTGAGCGAGGTGGTCGCCTGGCGGCCGGAGGTCCCCGGCCTGACCGAGGTGCTGCACGCCCACTTCACCGACCACGTCTACCCCTCGCACACCCACGGGGCGTGGACGCTGCTGCTGGTCGACGACGGCGCCGTCCGCTACGACCTGGACCGGCACGCGCACGGCGCCACCCGCGGGCTGGTCACCCTGCTGCCGCCAGACGTCCCGCACGACGGCCGGTCGCAGTCACCGGCCGGGTTCCGCAAGCGGGTGCTCTACCTGGCGCCGGCCACGCTCGGCGCCGAGCGGGCCGGCCGGTGCGTCGACCAGCCGGCCTTCGACGACGCCGCGCTGCGCGAGCGGTTGTCGGTGCTGCACGGGGTGCTGCGCGCGGGCGGGGACGCCCTGGAGGCGGAGAGCCGGCTCGGCTTCGTGCTCGAGCGGCTCGGCCAGCACCTGGACCGCGCCGTCGTCGCGGCACCGGACGTGCGGGACGACGCGCTGGCCGACCGGGTGCGGGAGCTGATCGACGCCCGGGTCGCGGAGGGGCTCCCGTTGGCCGAGGCGGCCGCGCTCTTCGGGGTGCACCCCACCCACGTCGTCCGGGCGTTCACCCGGCGGCACGGGCTGCCGCCGCACCGGTACCTCACCGGCCGCCGGATCGACCTGGCCCGCCGGCTGCTGCTGGACGGCATGCCGGTCGCGCAGGTCGCGGCCGTCGCCGGCTTCGCCGACCAACCGCACCTGACCCGGCACTTCCGCCGGATGCTCGCCACGACGCCGGCCGCCTACGCGCGCTCGGCGGCCTGA
- a CDS encoding nitrate/nitrite transporter, whose translation MATATQTGAPLQQHAPGRLGGRWIDDWRPEDPEFWESTGKGVARRNLFFSVFSEHIGFSIWSLWSVMVLFLPEPVFGIDPAGKFLLTTLPTALGAVVRLPYTFAVAKFGGRNWTIISAAALLVPTIATAVVLEPGVSYTTLLVVSCLAGVGGGNFASSMTNINAFYPTRLKGWALGLNAGGGNLGVPVIQLIGLLVLATAGAEHPRIVLFVYLPFIVVAAVGAALVMDNLTTARNQPRAMREATREGHTWIMSFLYIGTFGSFIGFGFAFGQVLQNQFADDFATPLAAAQLTWLGPLLGSLIRPLGGSLADRYGGARITFWNFVAMAVGAGVVLTASQVESLPLFLVGFVLLFVLSGIGNGSTYKMIPAIFRARAMDAVAAGTDSAVADKHALRMSGALIGIAGAIGAFGGVLVNLAFRQSFLSTGSGDGAYVAFIAFYAVCVVVTWVVYLRPGNELAGV comes from the coding sequence ATGGCCACAGCCACCCAGACCGGCGCCCCCCTCCAGCAGCACGCCCCCGGCCGGCTCGGCGGCCGGTGGATCGACGACTGGCGACCCGAGGACCCCGAGTTCTGGGAGTCCACCGGCAAGGGCGTGGCCCGCCGGAACCTGTTCTTCTCGGTCTTCTCCGAGCACATCGGGTTCTCCATCTGGAGCCTGTGGTCGGTGATGGTGCTCTTCCTGCCCGAGCCCGTCTTCGGCATCGACCCGGCCGGGAAGTTCCTGCTCACCACGCTGCCCACGGCGCTGGGTGCCGTCGTCCGGCTGCCCTACACCTTCGCGGTGGCCAAGTTCGGCGGCCGGAACTGGACGATCATCAGCGCCGCGGCGCTGCTGGTGCCCACGATCGCCACCGCGGTCGTGCTCGAGCCGGGCGTCTCGTACACGACGCTGCTGGTCGTCTCCTGCCTGGCCGGCGTCGGTGGCGGCAACTTCGCCAGCTCGATGACCAACATCAACGCCTTCTACCCGACCCGGCTCAAGGGCTGGGCGCTCGGCCTCAACGCCGGCGGCGGCAACCTGGGCGTCCCGGTGATCCAGCTGATCGGACTGCTGGTGCTGGCGACCGCCGGGGCCGAGCACCCGCGGATCGTGCTCTTCGTCTACCTGCCGTTCATCGTGGTCGCCGCGGTCGGGGCTGCGCTGGTGATGGACAACCTGACGACGGCGCGCAACCAGCCGCGGGCCATGCGGGAGGCCACCCGCGAGGGCCACACCTGGATCATGTCCTTCCTCTACATCGGCACCTTCGGCTCGTTCATCGGCTTCGGGTTCGCCTTCGGCCAGGTGCTGCAGAACCAGTTCGCCGACGACTTCGCCACGCCGCTGGCGGCCGCCCAGCTGACCTGGCTGGGGCCGCTTCTGGGCTCGCTGATCCGGCCGCTCGGTGGCTCGCTGGCCGACCGGTACGGCGGTGCCCGGATCACCTTCTGGAACTTCGTCGCGATGGCGGTCGGCGCGGGCGTCGTCCTCACCGCCAGCCAGGTGGAGTCGCTGCCGCTGTTCCTGGTGGGCTTCGTGCTGCTGTTCGTCCTCAGCGGCATCGGCAACGGCTCGACCTACAAGATGATCCCGGCGATCTTCCGGGCCCGGGCGATGGACGCGGTCGCCGCCGGCACCGACTCCGCGGTCGCGGACAAGCACGCGCTGCGGATGTCCGGGGCGCTGATCGGCATCGCCGGCGCGATCGGCGCCTTCGGCGGGGTGCTGGTGAACCTGGCCTTCCGCCAGTCGTTCCTCTCCACCGGCAGCGGGGACGGCGCGTACGTCGCGTTCATCGCCTTCTACGCCGTCTGCGTCGTGGTCACCTGGGTCGTCTACCTGCGCCCCGGCAACGAGCTCGCCGGCGTCTGA
- a CDS encoding DUF6221 family protein: MEPPVMDLVGFLLARMAEDARTAADLAAAQGEEGTAERLRADCAAKRKVVLACQAAAPDLSFLGSRPQGLADFPMPPKDAHQLAAVTLALLATPYADHPDYQQVWRP, from the coding sequence ATGGAACCGCCCGTGATGGACCTGGTCGGTTTCCTCCTGGCCCGGATGGCCGAGGACGCGCGCACCGCCGCCGACCTCGCCGCCGCGCAGGGCGAGGAGGGCACCGCCGAGCGACTCCGCGCCGACTGCGCGGCCAAGCGGAAGGTCGTGCTGGCCTGCCAGGCGGCCGCACCGGACCTCAGCTTCCTCGGCTCCCGGCCGCAGGGGCTGGCCGACTTCCCGATGCCGCCCAAGGACGCCCACCAGCTGGCCGCGGTCACCCTTGCTCTGCTGGCGACCCCGTACGCCGACCACCCCGACTACCAGCAGGTCTGGCGCCCATGA